CGTCGTCAGCGTGGCCTCGGCGGAGCGGTCCCCCGCTGCCGCCGCCGTCTCCCACGCCTCCTCGGCGACCTGCTCGGCCGCCGCGTGCTCGCCCGCCATCGACAGGCCGACGGCGAGCATGGCGAGCAGCCGCCCCCGCACGTCCACGGGTGCGCCCGGCAGTGCCGCCCCGGCGCGGGCCTGGCGGACCGCCTCGGAGAAGTCGAACGGTACGGCGGCGCGGGCCAGGGCGAGGCGTACGCGCGCCTCGTCCCCGGGGCCGAGAACGCCGGTCGCCAGGGCGGAGGTGCCCAGCTCGCGCGCCTGGGCTGCCCGGCCCGTCTGCCAGAGCAGCGGGATCGTCTCGGCGATGATCCTCGGTCGCTCCGGAGCGACCGCCGTGGTGAGTTCCAGGGCCTTGAGGCTGTGTTCCGCGGCGGGTCCGGGAGCGGTGGCCGCGAGGTCCGCCGAGGCGGTGCGCAGCCGGTCGGCCTCCGCCGCGTCTCTCGCTCTCCCGGCCTGCGCCGCGTCTGCGGGTCCCGCTCCCCCGGTCTGAGCGCGCAGGGCCTGAGCGCTCAGAGCCTGACGCAGGGGCAGCGGAAGACCGGCTTCCACCGCCTCGCGGATCAGGTCGTGGCGGAAGGCGAGGCGTTCGCCGCTCTCGGTGAGCAGATCGGCGTCGAGGGATTCCCGTACCGCGGTGATGAGCGCCGCCGATGACCTGCCGAGGAGGTCGGCCAGCAGCGCGACGGTGACCGGGCCGCCCACGACGGCCGCCGTCTGCACCAGCTCCCTCGCCTCGTCGGAGAGCTGGCCGAGACGGCGTGTGACGGAGGGGAGTTCCCGTGGGGCGGGTGGCCCGCTCGGCAGCCCGGCCGTGCCGTTCTCCGTCGTCACGGCCTCCCCCAGCGGGCCGAGCAGCTCGATCAGCAACTGCGGCACTCCTTCGGCGCGGCGGGCGACGCGCAGGACGTCCGGGTCGGGAGCGCCGCCGAGGGCGTCCTCGGTGATCCGTGCGGTAGCCCGGTCGTCCAGCGCGCCCAGCGCCAGCTCGTGTGCGCCCGCCCGGCGGATGCGGTCCAGGGTCGTGCGCACTCCCGACGGCACGCTGCCGCCGCGCACGGCGACCAGCCACAGAATGGCGTGCGACGAGAGCCCGGCCGCGAGGGTGTTGAAGGTGAGGAGGGTCAGGTCGTCGCACCACTGGAGGTCGTCGAGGACGACGAGCAGGGGGCCGTTGCGGGCCGTCTCCCGCAGGCGGTCCCCCAGTTCCTGGAGCAGCCAGAAGCGCTGGCCGGGCGTCGTGGCGAGGTCCCGGAGACGGACGGCGCCCGACAGCGGTTCCGCGCCGGAGAGCAGCCCGTCGAGGAGCGGGCCGAGGGGTACGAACTGTTCGTCGGGGTCCGCCGCTCCCTCGAACACCCTCACCCCGCGCCGCCGCGCGGAGGCCGCGGCCTCCGCGAGGAGCCTGGACCTGCCGATGCCGACGGGGCCTTCGACGCGGACGATCCCGCCTTCGCCCCGGTCGAGCGCGTCGAGCCGCCCCTCGATGAACGCCAGTTCGGCGTCCCTGCCCCGGAAGGGTGTCCGCACGCCGTCGGGTTCCCCGGACGCGGTCCTTGTGATCACTCGGTTCACGCTCATACGGCGGAACAGTATGAAGCACGGGAGCCGTCCCGCCGTCGCCCGGCCCAGGTGCCTGTCTCGTCGCCCGGCCCAGGGGCCTGGCCCAGGGGCCCCTCTCAGTCGAAGCGCAGGTCGGCGAGTTGCCGTTCGAGGACGGTGACGTCGTCCTGCCGGACGGTGACGTCGTCCTGCGGCTCCGTACCGGCCGGGCGGGCCGCCATCAGCGCGGCGAGCTCGACGCCCGCCCGGCGGACGCGGCCCGGCAGGCCGTCGGTGTACGTGTCCGCGCCAGAGCCCCAGTCCTCGGAGGCGGCGAACACGGCGGTGGGGACGACGACGGCGCGGAGGTACGCGAAGAGCGGGCGCACGGCGTGGTCGAGGACCAGCGAGTGGCGGGCGGTACCGCCCGTCGCCGCGATCAGGACCGGCTTGCCGGAGAGGGCGTCCGGATCGATCACGTCGAAGAAGGACTTGAAGAGACCGCTGTAGGAGGCCGCGAACACGGGCGTCACGACGATCAGGCCGTCGGTCGCCGTCACCGCGTCGATCGCGGTGCTCAGCCGGGGCGGCGGAAACCCGGTCACGAGGTGGTTGGCGATGTCACCGGCCAGTTCCCGCAGCTCCACGACCTCGGTCGACGGCGCCTGCCCCCGGGCGGCGAGTTCGTCGCGGGCCGCCTCGGTCAGCCGGTCCGCGAGCAGGCGGGTGGAGGAAGGGGTGCTCAGCCCGGCTGAGACGACGGTCAGCTTCATGCGGCGGACACCTTCCGGACGGCGCGCAGGGACGCGTGTGTGGGGGCCTCGGGCACGTCGGCCGGACGCCCCTTGGCGAATTCCCTGCGCAGGACGGGCACGACCTCTTCGCCGAGGATGTCCAGCTGTTCCAGGACGGTCTTCAGGGGCAGGCCCGCGTGGTCCATCAGGAACAGCTGGCGCTGGTAGTCGCCGACGCTCTCCCGGAACGCCAGGGTCCGCTCGATGGCCTGCTGGGGAGAGCCCACCGTCAGCGGGGTCTGCTCGGTGAAGTCCTCCAGCGAAGGGCCGTGGCCGTAGACGGGAGCGTTGTCGAAGTACGGGCGGAACTCCCGTACGGCCTCCTGGGAGCTCTTCCGCAGGAAGACCTGTCCGCCCAGGCCGACGACGGCGTCCTGGGGGCGGCCGTGGCCGTGGTGCGCGAACCGGCGCCGGTAGAGCTGCACCATGCGCCGGGTGTGCTCGGCGGGCCAGAAGATGTTGTTGTGGAAGAAGCCGTCGCCGTAGTACGCGGCCTGCTCGGCGATCTCGGGGGAGCGGATGGAGCCGTGCCAGACGAAGGGCGGCACGCCGTCCAGGGGCCGGGGCGTCGAGGTGAACGCCTGGAGCGGCGTACGGAACGTGCCCTCCCAGTCCACGACGTCCTCGCGCCACAGCCTGCGCAGCAGCGCGTAGTTCTCCTTGGCGAGGTCGACGCCCCGGCGGATGTCCTGTCCGAACCACGGATAGACCGGACCGGTGTTGCCGCGCCCCAGCATGAGGTCGACCCGGCCGTCGGCCAGGTGCTGGAGCATCGCGTAGTCCTCGGCGATCTTCACCGGGTCGTTGGTGGTGATCAGCGTCGTGGACGTGGACAGGATCAGCTTCTCGGTGCGGGCGGCGATGTAGCCGAGCATCGTGGTGGGGGAGGACGGGACGAACGGCGGGTTGTGGTGCTCGCCGGTCGCGAAGACGTCGAGGCCGACTTCTTCGGCCTTCTGCGCGATGGCGACCATCGCCTTGATGCGCTCGTGCTCGGTCGGGGTGCGGCCGGTCGTCGGGTCGGGCGTGACGTCGCCGACGGTGAAGATGCCGAACTGCATGGGGTGTCTGCTCTCCTGGGTTCGTCCGGTTCCCGCGCCGGGGAACCGGGGGCCGGGGTGACGCCGGGGTCTCCGGCGTCACCCCCGCGGGTCAACGGTGCGGCGTCACTTCGCCGTTCACTTCGCCGTTCACATCGCCGCTCACTTGGCCAGGAAGGCGAGGAGGGCGGTGTTGACCTCCTCGGCGTGGGTCCACAGCAGACCGTGCGGGGCGCCCTCGATCTCGACGTACTCGGCGGTGGGGAGCGCCTTGTGGAAGGGGCGCGCGGTGCCCTCGGCAGGCAGGATGCGGTCGGCGGTGCCGTGCAGGATCAGGGCGGGCACGTCGACGGCGGGGATGTCGGCGCGGAAGTCGGTGTACCAGGTCGCCGGGGCGGCGGACGCGGCGAAGGAGCCGCCTCGGGCCGCGGTGTTCCAGCTGTTGCGGACGGCCTCCTCGCTGATCCGGGTGCCAAGGTTCTCGTCGAGGTTGTAGAAGTCGTGGAAGAAGGCGGTGTAGTAGGCGTAGCGGTCGTGCTTGACGTCGGCGACGATCCCGTCGAAGAACTCCTTCGGGGCGACGCCGTCGGGGTTGTCGTCGCTCTTGAGCAGGCAGGGCTCCAGCGAGGCCAGGAAGGCGACCTTGGCGACGCGGGCGGTGCCGTACGTGGACACGTAGCGGGCGACCTCGCCGGTGCCCATGGAGAAGCCGACCAGGACGGCGTCCGTCAGGTCGAGGGTCTGCAGCACGGTGTTCAGGTCGGCGGCGAAGGTGTCGTAGTCGTAGCCGGTGGTCGGCTGGGAGGACTGCCCGAATCCGCGGCGGTCGTACGTGATCACGCGGTGTCCGGCGTCGAGCAGCGCGGCGCTCTGGCGCTCCCAGGAGCGGCCGTCCAGCGGGAAGCCGTGGATGAGGACGACGGGCTGTCCTGCTCCCTGGTCCTCGAAGTACAGCTCGACGGGGTTGGTGTTCTCCTGGCCCACGGTGATGTACGGCATGGGGGTGACTCCTCGGTTCGGTACGGCTGGTCCGCGCGGCGGAGCGGCGCGGTATGTCCGTCACGCTAGGAGCGGACCCGCGCCTCCGGTTGCCGTACCGCGCACCGCACCTGGCACGGGGGCGCAGAGGTCGTTCAGCCGCCGGTGGCGTCTGCGGCGTCGCCTTCGGCGAGCACGATCCGGGCCAGGTGGACCCTGGAGCGCACCGAGAGCTTGCGGAAGATCGACGCCAGATGGGTGTTGACCGTGTGCGGGGAGACGACGAGGGCCTGGGCGGCCGACCGGTTGGTGTGGCCCGCGGCGATCAGCCGGGCCACTCTGCGTTCCGAGGCGGTGAGCGCGTCCCAGCCCTGGCCGGGGCGCGGCCGGAGCTCTCCGGTGCGTCGCCCGGAGCGGTGGGCGGGCCGTGCCGGATCGGCCAGGACCCGGTCGGCCTCGGCGTCGGCCCCCGCCTGGGCGTAGAGGTCGTGTGCACTGGTCAGGGCGGGTGTCGCAGCGGGGTCTTTGGCCGCGCGGAGGGCCCGCCCGAGGTCGGCGGACGCGGCGGCGAGGGGCAGCGGCCGGGGTCCGGTGAGCAGGATGCGGACCGACCGCTCCAGGAGTCCGGGGTCGGCGTTCACCAGACCGGCCGCGTGGGCGGCCGTCCCCTGTGCGGTCGGCACGGCGGGGTTGCGGGTGGCGTGCTGCGCCGCCTGGGTCGCGAGGTCCTGGGCCAGGGGCCGGTCTCCGCCGCGCAGCGCGATCCGTACGGCCTGGACGACGTGGGGGCGCAGCAGCCGCCAGCGCAGGAAGGGGTGGTCGCGCTGCACGGACCGGACCCGTTCGGCGGCCGCCGCGTGGTCGCCGTCGACGTCGGCGACGACGGCCTCGAAGTACTGGTGCGCGGCGTGGTTGCCGGTGTTCGGCCGCCCGGCCACGGTCGCCCGTACGACGTCCAGGTGTTCCCGCGCGGCTTCGCGGTCGCCGCGCAGCAGCGCGAGGAGGCCGCGGTTGACGCGGATGTTGACCAGGTTGCCGGGCAGGTGGAGGTCCGCTTCGAGCCGTTCGGCGGTGACGAAGTCGGCGTCCGCGTCGTCGAGCCGGGCGAGCCCCATGTTCAGGGTGCCCTGGGCCCAGAGCAGCATGGCGGGGCGCAGCGGAGCGTCGCCCGCCGTCCGGAGCAGTCGCCGTACGGTGTCGAAGTCGTCGCTGTGGATGCGGGCGACGGCCTCCTCGGGCAGGAAGGCCGTGTCGAACACGCTCAGCGCCGTGTGGTGTTCGACGGCGGCGGCGCAGTCGCCCGCGTTGAGGGCGATCTCGCCGAGGCCCCACAGTGCGAGGACGCGGGCCTCCCGGTCGCCGGACCGCTCCGCCTCGGCGAGTGCCCGTTCGCCGGTCTCGCGGGCGGCCCCGAGGTCGCTTCCACGGGACCGGGCGAGGGCCTGCCGGGCGGTGAGCCGGGCGCGGATCACCGGGTCGGTGACGGCTGCCAGTGCCGCCGTGGAACGGCGGGTCAGCTCGTGGACGTCGTCGAGGTGCCACAGCGTGTCGCCGAGTACGGACTGCAGCCGGGCGAAGACGTCCAGGGGCGGCTGCCGGGCGAGCAGCCGGTCGCCGGTGTCCCGGGCCTGGGTGTACCGGCCCGCGCGGGTCAGCGCGACGACGGCCCGTTCTCCCACGTCGAACACCAGGGGCGTATGGGGCGGTACGAGTTCCAGGGCGCGCACGGCCAGGTCGGCGGCGAGGTCCGGCAGCACGGCGAGTACGTCGGTGGCGGCCGCGCCGAGCAGCCCGATGGCCTCCAGGTCGCCGGTTTCGGCGCTCTTCAGCAGGTGCGGGACCGCGTCGGTGGAGCTGCGGCCCGCCGCGACGAGCCGGCTCGCGGCCTCGCGGTGGAGCGCCCGGCGTACGGAGGGGGCGAGGTCTGCGTACACCGCCTGGCGGAGCAGGTCGTGGCGGAACAGGAGGCGTTCGCCGTCGTCGTGGAGGAGGGCGGCGGCGATCGCCTCGTCCACTTCGGCGCCGAGTCCGGAGGCGGGCCGGCCGCACAGGGCGGCGGCGTCCGCGAGCGAGAACGCGCGGCCGAGGACCGCGCCGATCCGCAGGAAGTGGAGGGTGGGGGGCCGGAGGTCGGCCAGCCGGTCGCGTACGCCGAGGACCAGCCGCTCGGGCGGCTCGGGCGGCTCCGACGCGTCCGTGCCCGACGCCGCGATGCCGGTGAGCAGCTCGGCCGCGAGGAAGGGGTTGCCTCCCGCCCCGTCGAGGAGTGCCGCGACCCGCGCCGGCGCCTCCCCGCCGAGGGTGTCCCGTGCCAGCTCGGTCAGGGCCGTGCCGGACAGCGGCCCGAGGGGCAGGGTCGTCGGCCGTGGTCCCTGCCCGTGCAGCTCCGGGTCGTTCCTGCCCGTGAGCAGCCAGAGCACCGGGGAGCTGAGCAGCCGGGCGGGCAGGACGCTCAGGGCGAACCGGCTCAGCGGGTCGGCCCACGGGACGTCGTCGACCGCGATCAGTACGGGCGTGCCCGCCGAGCGTTCCTCGATCAGCTGGGCCAGGCGTTCGACGAGCCAGATGCGCTGGTCGTGATGGCCCGCGAGGTCCGCGAAGTCCGTGCTGGACAGCAGCGGCGGGTCACCGTGCAGGAGACCGGAGGCCAGCGAGGCGAGCGGTGCCAGCTCGTGCAGTTCCTCGGCGCGTCCGTGGCTGACGAGGAACCCGTGGGCCCGTGCGATCGAGACGGTCTCCTGGAGCAGTGCGGTCTTCCCGATCCCGGGCTCGCCCAGGAGCAGCGCGACCGCTCCTCCCTCGCCGTCGCGCACC
This is a stretch of genomic DNA from Streptomyces sp. NBC_00237. It encodes these proteins:
- a CDS encoding LuxR family transcriptional regulator; protein product: MSVNRVITRTASGEPDGVRTPFRGRDAELAFIEGRLDALDRGEGGIVRVEGPVGIGRSRLLAEAAASARRRGVRVFEGAADPDEQFVPLGPLLDGLLSGAEPLSGAVRLRDLATTPGQRFWLLQELGDRLRETARNGPLLVVLDDLQWCDDLTLLTFNTLAAGLSSHAILWLVAVRGGSVPSGVRTTLDRIRRAGAHELALGALDDRATARITEDALGGAPDPDVLRVARRAEGVPQLLIELLGPLGEAVTTENGTAGLPSGPPAPRELPSVTRRLGQLSDEARELVQTAAVVGGPVTVALLADLLGRSSAALITAVRESLDADLLTESGERLAFRHDLIREAVEAGLPLPLRQALSAQALRAQTGGAGPADAAQAGRARDAAEADRLRTASADLAATAPGPAAEHSLKALELTTAVAPERPRIIAETIPLLWQTGRAAQARELGTSALATGVLGPGDEARVRLALARAAVPFDFSEAVRQARAGAALPGAPVDVRGRLLAMLAVGLSMAGEHAAAEQVAEEAWETAAAAGDRSAEATLTTVRSAASFHRMDLEEAFRQAERAAALADALGVSTSLWVPEALWHALLSNTTGRPAQALAATEEGIRITGEQGRTAATRMWLMTRSRILLEAGRLADARADAEAASATDGDLAPGNFADVTLRYVMMRVALHTGDRPTARVYAAEARRMRSDGAPVVRQFGAWMLALLADSEGRPDRAMAELDEVMTSPAEDRPAYAGLVDPADAPVLVRLALRAGAHERAAQAVALAERLAVLNPGLTFLAATAAHARGLLDNDLAALVRAVRLYEDCPRPLARASALEDAGRKLAATRTSEAVPYYDRARALYARAGAERDVARVSRRLRAAGVRRRPSTPGLSAAWPELTAAEIRVVRLVARGLTNRQVAEHLSLSPHTVGSHLRRAFTKLDLTSRGELTRLVKHRDSGE
- a CDS encoding FMN reductase; translation: MKLTVVSAGLSTPSSTRLLADRLTEAARDELAARGQAPSTEVVELRELAGDIANHLVTGFPPPRLSTAIDAVTATDGLIVVTPVFAASYSGLFKSFFDVIDPDALSGKPVLIAATGGTARHSLVLDHAVRPLFAYLRAVVVPTAVFAASEDWGSGADTYTDGLPGRVRRAGVELAALMAARPAGTEPQDDVTVRQDDVTVLERQLADLRFD
- a CDS encoding LLM class flavin-dependent oxidoreductase, whose protein sequence is MQFGIFTVGDVTPDPTTGRTPTEHERIKAMVAIAQKAEEVGLDVFATGEHHNPPFVPSSPTTMLGYIAARTEKLILSTSTTLITTNDPVKIAEDYAMLQHLADGRVDLMLGRGNTGPVYPWFGQDIRRGVDLAKENYALLRRLWREDVVDWEGTFRTPLQAFTSTPRPLDGVPPFVWHGSIRSPEIAEQAAYYGDGFFHNNIFWPAEHTRRMVQLYRRRFAHHGHGRPQDAVVGLGGQVFLRKSSQEAVREFRPYFDNAPVYGHGPSLEDFTEQTPLTVGSPQQAIERTLAFRESVGDYQRQLFLMDHAGLPLKTVLEQLDILGEEVVPVLRREFAKGRPADVPEAPTHASLRAVRKVSAA
- a CDS encoding alpha/beta fold hydrolase, with the translated sequence MPYITVGQENTNPVELYFEDQGAGQPVVLIHGFPLDGRSWERQSAALLDAGHRVITYDRRGFGQSSQPTTGYDYDTFAADLNTVLQTLDLTDAVLVGFSMGTGEVARYVSTYGTARVAKVAFLASLEPCLLKSDDNPDGVAPKEFFDGIVADVKHDRYAYYTAFFHDFYNLDENLGTRISEEAVRNSWNTAARGGSFAASAAPATWYTDFRADIPAVDVPALILHGTADRILPAEGTARPFHKALPTAEYVEIEGAPHGLLWTHAEEVNTALLAFLAK
- a CDS encoding AAA family ATPase, which codes for MASRRSTSLSRPGLRGREAELERLRALVEAVRDGEGGAVALLLGEPGIGKTALLQETVSIARAHGFLVSHGRAEELHELAPLASLASGLLHGDPPLLSSTDFADLAGHHDQRIWLVERLAQLIEERSAGTPVLIAVDDVPWADPLSRFALSVLPARLLSSPVLWLLTGRNDPELHGQGPRPTTLPLGPLSGTALTELARDTLGGEAPARVAALLDGAGGNPFLAAELLTGIAASGTDASEPPEPPERLVLGVRDRLADLRPPTLHFLRIGAVLGRAFSLADAAALCGRPASGLGAEVDEAIAAALLHDDGERLLFRHDLLRQAVYADLAPSVRRALHREAASRLVAAGRSSTDAVPHLLKSAETGDLEAIGLLGAAATDVLAVLPDLAADLAVRALELVPPHTPLVFDVGERAVVALTRAGRYTQARDTGDRLLARQPPLDVFARLQSVLGDTLWHLDDVHELTRRSTAALAAVTDPVIRARLTARQALARSRGSDLGAARETGERALAEAERSGDREARVLALWGLGEIALNAGDCAAAVEHHTALSVFDTAFLPEEAVARIHSDDFDTVRRLLRTAGDAPLRPAMLLWAQGTLNMGLARLDDADADFVTAERLEADLHLPGNLVNIRVNRGLLALLRGDREAAREHLDVVRATVAGRPNTGNHAAHQYFEAVVADVDGDHAAAAERVRSVQRDHPFLRWRLLRPHVVQAVRIALRGGDRPLAQDLATQAAQHATRNPAVPTAQGTAAHAAGLVNADPGLLERSVRILLTGPRPLPLAAASADLGRALRAAKDPAATPALTSAHDLYAQAGADAEADRVLADPARPAHRSGRRTGELRPRPGQGWDALTASERRVARLIAAGHTNRSAAQALVVSPHTVNTHLASIFRKLSVRSRVHLARIVLAEGDAADATGG